The Luteimonas sp. YGD11-2 genome has a window encoding:
- a CDS encoding Abi family protein: protein MHYTKPALTFDEQMDLLRQRGLAIPDPDRAMRWLQKVSYYRLSAYFLPFKDGEDFRAGTDFNDVAGLYIFDRKLRLLVLDAIERIEVAIRTAITYEIAHAYGSFGHTDPANFAPGFEHGRFMDELVGEERRAKETFAGHFRKKYTSEPHLPVWMATELLSFGAVSKLYAALAPALKQKIAAEYGVDEQFLRSWLHALTYLRNVCAHHKRLWNRQFAIRPRFPSRSLTWPHQVPDNGRLYGMLVVLRHMLLLVSPGCQWRERLWALLDAHPAVPLDAMKIPADWRGRHLWR from the coding sequence ATGCACTACACCAAGCCGGCCCTGACCTTCGACGAGCAAATGGACTTGCTGCGGCAGCGCGGCCTGGCCATCCCTGACCCCGACCGGGCCATGCGATGGCTCCAGAAGGTCAGCTATTACCGCCTCAGCGCCTATTTCCTTCCGTTCAAAGATGGCGAGGATTTCCGCGCCGGTACCGACTTCAACGATGTGGCCGGTCTGTACATCTTCGACCGCAAGCTGCGGCTGCTGGTGCTCGATGCCATCGAGCGCATCGAAGTCGCAATCCGCACGGCCATCACCTACGAGATCGCGCACGCCTACGGGTCGTTCGGTCACACCGACCCTGCCAACTTCGCCCCCGGCTTCGAGCATGGCCGATTCATGGACGAGCTGGTCGGGGAGGAGAGGCGAGCGAAAGAGACGTTCGCGGGACACTTCCGGAAGAAGTACACCTCCGAACCCCACTTGCCGGTCTGGATGGCGACCGAGCTGCTGTCCTTCGGCGCAGTATCCAAGCTCTACGCTGCGCTGGCGCCGGCGTTGAAACAGAAGATCGCGGCAGAGTACGGGGTGGATGAACAGTTCCTGCGCAGCTGGCTGCATGCGCTGACCTACCTGCGCAATGTCTGCGCCCACCACAAGCGGCTCTGGAACCGTCAATTCGCGATCCGGCCACGGTTCCCTTCGCGTAGCCTGACCTGGCCGCACCAGGTCCCGGACAACGGCCGCCTGTACGGGATGCTGGTTGTGCTCAGGCACATGCTGCTGTTGGTGTCACCCGGCTGCCAATGGCGCGAACGACTCTGGGCACTGCTGGACGCGCATCCCGCGGTGCCGCTGGACGCGATGAAGATTCCAGCGGACTGGAGGGGGCGGCACCTGTGGCGCTAG